GTGGTCGCCGTGCCACCAGCGGACCGGCACCGTCACCTCGTCGAGCCGGAAGCCCCAGTCGCGGGCGAAGACGATCACGTCGTTGAACGGCGCCGCGAGCTGCTTGCGACTGCCGTTGAGCAGGTCGTCGAGGAACATCGCCTTGAATTCCGGCCGGGTGAGCAGATGACGGTCAGCTTCGGGCGAGAGCAGCGCGTAGACGTCGAGCGCCGGGGACGCGATCGGGCGGGCGGCCCGGATCATCAGGCTCGCCCCGAGCCGCAGCGGATTACCGCCCAGCTTCAGCAGCGGCGCGACCCGCAACCCGAGGTTCATCAGGCCGCCGCTGATCGCATCGGGCCCCTGGGTCGGCGCCACACCGCCGAGCACACCCGCCGCCACCACCCGGTCAGCCAGTCCGGCGGCGCACGCGAGGGCATACGGGCCCCCGCCGGACAGTCCGACGACGGCCATCTTGTCGATGCCCAGGGTGTCGGCGATGGCGCGCAGGTCATCGGCGAAGGCGGAGACGGCCTCGTACTGATACGGGGTCGACGAGCCGATACCGGGCCGGTCGACGCCGATCAGACGGACGTTGTGGTGGTCGGCGTAGACGCGGGCCTCGGTCGGGATCTGCCGGCGTGCGCCGGGTGTGCCGTGCAGCCAGAAAACCGCGCGCCCCTGCGGCGCGCCGAATTCGGCGAAGCCGATCTGCCGGTCCTCTCCGACGGCGATGCTTCCTTCGATCTTGGGACGGGCGATCGCGACAACCATGCCGTGCAGCTTGTCATGCGGACGGGCCGCGATGCACGCCTTTCGCGACGTTTCGGAACGTGATATCCGATACACTCCCGCATCGGATCGTGAATTTGCGCAGCTCAGAGGCGGTCAGTCGTTGGCCAGGTAAATGACGCGGTACCACCGCCGCGGTGGCTGCAGGCTGGAATCCGACTCGTCCAGCGGGGTGGCCGCCGCCAGCCGGATGTCCGTCAGCTGCGGGTTCTGCATGCGGATGTAGTCCTCCAGCTGGGCATCCCGCGCGTCCTCGCCGAGCGCACTGTCCGCGACGGCTCGGCCCTCGCACCTCTTCCACGTCACCCAGTCACGGTAGATCGGCTTCGCGACGGTCGATCGCCGACCGTGAAACTGGCTTCACGCTCGGCGACCACTGTGAAGCTGGCTTCACGCTGGGCGACAGGCACCTCAGCCGCCGAGCACCCGCTCGCCGATCACCCGTCGCTCCCGCAGGGCGGCCAGGTCGTCGTCGGACAGGCCCAGGCTGCGCAGGATCTCGTCGTTGTGCCGGCCCAACGTCGGCGCCCCGCTGCGGTGGTGCCGCGCCGGGCCGGGAGTGATGCGGAACGGCCAGCCGGGATATCGCCGCGGCCCGGTGACCGGGTGGGTGAACTCTTCGTAGAACCGCCGGGCGTCGAGTTGGGCGAAGTCGTACATCCGGTCGCCGGTGGCCAGCTGCTCGGCCGGGATGCCTTGCACCCGAAGCCCTTCGACGACGGCAGTGGCGCTCTGGGTGCGGGTCCAGCCGGCGACGAGCTCGTCGAACGTGTCGTGGTCGAGCGTGCCCTCATCGGGCAGCGACAGCGCGACCCACACGTCCTCGTCGACCGTCGGGTACACGCCCTGCAGGTAGCCGCTCATCCGGTTACCCGAACGAGGCCGGACGATGCCGTTCATCGAATACTCGATGACGGGTTCGGCGGTGACGCAGGCGGCGACCTCGATCTGGGCGATCTCGATCAGCTGGCCCTCGCCGGTGCGCCGGCGGTGCTCGAGAGCGGCCAGCAGCGCTACCGCGGCGTGCACACCGACGACGGGATCGGCCGGCCCCTGCAGGTTGCACGGCGGACCGTCGGGATAGCCCGTGGCAGCGGTCATCCCGGAGGTCTGTTCGATGTTGAGCGCCCACCCGACGTAGTCGCGCCAGGGCCCTTCCAGCCCGAAGCCGGGCATCCGCACCGCGATCACGTCCGGCTTGATCGCGAGCAGCGACTCGTAGTCCAGACCGAACTGTTCCACCACGCGCGGGGAGAAGTTCTCCACGACGACGTCGGCGTCCGCGGCCAACCGGCGCGCGATGTCGCGTCCGCGCTCAGAGGTGAGGTCCAGGGTGAGGTCTTTCTTGTTGAGGTTGGTCGCCTGCCACAGGGCGCTGCGCTCGTACCAGTCCTCGCCTTCGAAGGGATAGGCGCCCGAGTACCGGTGCCCGTCGGGGCGCTGGATCGACTCGACCTTGACGATGTCGGCGCCGAAGGCACCCAGGTAGCAGGTCAGGTAGGCGCCGGCCCAGAAGGTGCTCAGATCCAGCACCCGCAGTCCGGCAAACGGCATCGAACCCGTTGCCGGTGACCAGGATTCGGCACGGCCGGACCACCGGTCCCGGTCTCCGGGCCGCGGCGCCGGCCGTGGTTGTGCGGCAGGGGTTTTCGACATCCGGAACGGCGCGCCGGGACGCCGGAAACCGCCACTCTCGATGAAGAAGCCGCGCTTGGCGTACTGCGGGCAGTCCAGCACGGTGGCGCCGTCGTTGACCGGTGCGGCCGGGATACGCATCGCCTGACACAGCTCGACGGTGTCGGCGACGGTGCGCTCCACCAGCAGCGGCTCGGCCGCGGCGAAAAACTCGGCGCGTTCGGGACCGCCGAGCATGATCGCGATCTGGTGCTCGCCGTACTCGGGCAACCCGAGCATCGCGCACACATCGAGCCAGTGCTGCCCGGTCAGGCAGTTGATTCCCACCCACCCGTCGGCAGCCCGCACCACGCCCAGCATCGGTGCGGACCGGACATTCGGCGGTAGCCCCAGACTGCGCATCCGCTCGGACATCAGCATCGGGTACGGCAGCGTCGACAACAGCGACTCGAACTCGGACACGTCGACCACGCGGCCCGAGTCGTCGAGCCGTAAGGCCGTCAACGCGCCCAGCGCGGCGTAGGCGCCCGCGACGTACTCCGATATCCGGGCGCCGGCCTGTACCGGCGGGCGCTGCGGGTCGCGCGCACTGATCCAGCCGGACACCGCCTGCATGGTCAGCGGGGTGGCCGCCCGGTCCCGCCACGGCCCGGTCTGCCCGAACGGAGAAATGCTGACCTGCAGCAGGTTTGACGCCGTCAGTCCGGATGCCCGCAGCATGCCGGGCGCCAGGTTCTCGATCAGCACATGCGCGCCGGCGAGCAGCTCGCGGGCGGCCTCCTGTCCGTCCGGTGCTGTCAGATCCAGTGTCGCGCCGCGTTTGCCGGCGTTGAGGTACTCGAACAGGCCGCCTTGTTCGCCCGCCGCGCCGCCCGGGAACGGTCCCCAGCGACGCAGCGGATCACCCTCTGGCGGTTCGATTTTGATGACCTCGGCACCGAGGTCGACGAAAAGCTTTGCGGCGTAAGGCCCGGAGATTCCGGTGGCGATCTCGACGACGTGGAGCCCCGTGAGGGGTCCACTCACGCGGGAACCCCGATCGCCATCTGCTCCATGTACTGATACACCCCGCCGAGGCCGCCGCCCTCCCGGCCCAGACCACTGAGCTTGAAGCCGCCGAACGGCGCGGCACCGGGCCCGCACCCGTTGACCGCGACCTGCCCGGTCCGGATGCGGCGGGCGACACCGACCGCGCGATCCACGTCACCACCCCACACCGACCCGGACAGGCCGTAACTCGAGTTGTTGGCGATGGCGACCGCGTCGTCGTCGTCGCGGTAGCGCAGCACGCTCAGGACGGGGCCGAACACTTCTTCCTGGGCGATCACGGAGTCCGGCTGGACGCCGGTGAGGATGGTCGGCTCGAAGTAGAAGCCGGTGTCCAGTCCGGCCGGCCGGCCGCCGCCGGTGGCCAGCGTGGCGCCATCCCGCAGGGCCGCTGCGACGTGTGCCTCCACTCGGCCCCGCTGTGCGTCGCTGATCAATGGGCCCATCTGCACGTCGAGGTCGGTGGGGTCCCCGACCTGCACGGCCCGGGCCAACGCGACCAGCCGTTCGACGACGTCGTCGTGCAGCGAATCGGGCACCAACAGCCTGCTCTGCAGGATGCAGGCCTGCCCGGAATGCATTGAGCAACAGTCGAACAGCATCTGCTGCAGCATGTCGTCGGTGATCTCGGCGTCGTCGAGAACGATGCACGCGGACTTGCCACCGAGTTCCAGTAGCAGCCGCTTCATCGAGTCCCCGGCTGCGGACATGACCTGGCGGCCCACGACGGTGCTGCCGGTGAAGCTGACCATGTCTATCCGCGGATCGGTGGTGAGAAGTTGGGCCGCCTCGATTCCCGAGGGGGTGACGACATTGATCACTCCGGGTGGAAAGTCGGTGTGTTCGTCGATGATTCGCGCGAGGGCCAGGCCGGCCAGCGGTGTGAGTGGTGACGGCTTGAGGACGACGGTGTTGCCCGCGGTCAGCGCGTGGTTGAGCTTCATGACGTTGAGCAGGTGCGGGAAGTTCCATGGCGTCAGGACCGATACGACGCCGAGTGGCACGCGGCGCAGGACCGTCTTTCCGGCGCCGATCCCGGTGACCGTCTCATCGGCCAATTGGGTGGCGAGCTGGGCGGCGTGCATGGACATGAACGCGGCACCGTCGATCTGCATCATGCGTTCGTTGGCGGTGCAGCCCCATTCCACCTGGGACAGCGCGAAGAAGTCGTCGGCATATTTCAGCAGCGCGTCGCCGAGCTGGCTGAGGCAGTTCCCGCGCTGCTCCGCGTTCATGGTGGCCCACGGGCCGTCGTCGAATGCCCGGCGCGCGGCGTCGACCGCGTCACTGACCTGCCCGACGCTCGCGTCCGGCGCGGTGGCGATGACCTGTTCCGTGGACGGCGAGATGTCGTCGTAGCGGCCGTCTTCGGGTTCCACCCAACGGCCGTCGATGTAGAGCTGATAGGTGTCGATCAGTCCGGTGGGCGGTAGTTCGGCCATCTGCTTCCTCACCCCAAATGTCGGTCATCTATCAACCTGGTGTACACCCGCCACGACTCGCGGTCAATCATCCGGGCGATGAATTACGCGGTATTTCAATGCGTTGACGGTGTGTTGACATCGGTACGCGTCCCAGAGTAGACACGATCCACAGGACACTTCATAGCAATGTGTCGGATGGCAGGAGGCTCGCCGTGCTCACCGATGCTCCGCTGCACTCCCCCGATTTCTATGCCGGTGACCCTTATCCGGCGTACCGGGAGCTGCGCGCGACCTCGCCCGTGCACTGGAACGACGTCACCAAGTTCTGGGCCCTGCTGAAGTATGAGGACATCCGTTACGTCTCGAGCAACCCGGCGTTGTTCACCTCGACCAAGGGCATCTCGATACCGGATCCGAACGTGCCGAATCCGGTGCAGGAGGGCAACCTCATCTTCACGGACCCGCCGCGACACCGGCAGATGCGCAAGCTGATCAACTCGGGATTCACCCGGCGGCGCGTCGCGGTACTCGAACCGAAGATCCGCGAAATTGTGCGCGGCATCCTGGATCAGGTGGAACCCGGCTCCGTGCACGAGTTCGCCGAAGAGCTCGCGGCCCCGCTGCCCACCCGGATGATCGCCGAGCTGATCGGCGCCCCGGCAGAGGACTGGGAGCAATTCCGCGCCTGGTCGGATGCCGCCACCGGCACGGCTGATCCCGAGATCGAACTTGACGCCTTCGTGGCCATCGGTCAGCTGTTCGAATACTTTCAGAAGCTCATCGCCGTACGCCGGGTCGAACCGCGCGATGACCTGCTGTCGGTACTGGCCGAAGCCGAGATCGACGAACACCGACTCACCGACGAAGACCTGCTGAATTTCTCGTTCCTGCTCCTCGTCGCCGGAAACGAAACCACCCGCAACCTGATCGCCCTGGGCACCCTCGCGTTGATCGGGCACCCCGACCAATGCCGATTGCTGATCGAGGATCCGACGCTGATTCCCGGCGCGGTGGAGGAGATGCTGCGCTGGACCAGCCCGGTGGTCAGCATGTCGCGGGTGGCGACCGCCGATACCGAGATTCGCGGCCAGGCGATCCGCGAGGGCGAGGTGGTCACCATGCTCTACGGGTCGGCCAACCGCGACGAAGACGTCTTCGGCGCCGACTCCGAGGACTTCAAGGTGACGCGTCACCCCAACCCGCACATCGCGTTCGGGTGCGGCGAACACTCCTGCATCGGAGCGCAATTGGCGCGGCTGGAAGCGACGGTGTTCTTCCAGGAGTTGCTGACCCGGTTTCCCCGGCTCGAACTGGTCGGCGACGTCGACCGGATGAAGGCCACCATGGTGCCCGGGGTCAAGCGGATGCCCGTTCGGCTGGGGGTTTGAGCCGGTGCACCTCGAGTACACCCCCGAACAGGAGCAGTTGCGCGCGGAGATGCGCGCCACTCTGGAACGGGTGATGACGCCCGAACGCCTGGCGGCCATCGGCGACAACATCGAGGGCGGTCCCGCGGTGCGCGACACCGTCCGCGCGCTGGCGCAGGCCGATCTGCTCGGGGTCGGGTGGCCCAAAGAATATGGCGGACGCGGCTTTTCGGCGATCGAGCAATTCATCTTCTCCGAAGAGGCCCGCCGGGTGGGCGCGCCGATCCCGCTGGTGACGCTCAACACGGTGGGCCCGACGCTGATGCAGCAAGGTACCGAGGAACAGAAACAACGGTTCCTGCCGGCCATCCTGGACGGCAGCGTCGAGTTCGCCATCGGCTATTCCGAACCGGGAGCCGGCAGCGATCTCGCGTCGATCCGCACCACCGCCGTCCGCGACGGTGACGAGTACGTGATCAACGGCCAGAAGATGTTCACCAGCGGCGCCGCCTATGCCGACTACATCTGGCTCGCGGTCCGCACCGACCCGAATGTCAAGAAGCATAAAGGCATTTCGATCCTCATCGTGCCCACTTCGTCGCCGGGATTCTCCTGGCAACCCTTGCACACCATGCCCGGCATCTCCACCTTCTACACGTTCTACGACAACGTCCGGGTCCCGGTCAGCGCCCTCGTCGGCGAAGAGAACCAAGGGTGGCAGCTGATCACCACCCAGCTCAACTTCGAACGCGCCGCGCTGGGCAACCTCGGCGCGCTGGAGCCGCTGTTCGAAAAGACCCTGCGGTGGGCCACCGACACCGAACTCGACGGAGCCAGGGTGATCGACCAGCCCTGGGTGCAACAGGCATTGGCCCGGGTCGAAGCCCAGGTCGCCGCCTACAAACTGGTCAACCTGCGGGTGAACGCGGCCATGACCAAGGGTGTGCTGAATATGGGGGAGGCATCGGCGGCCAAAGTGTTCGGCACCGAGCTCACCCAGCAGGTCGCGCGGCAACTGCTGGAAGTGTTGGACGGCAACGGCATTCGTCGCGGCGCCCAGGCACCGCTGCGGGGTGCGCTGGAATCCGCGTACCGGCAGGCGGTCATCAACACGTTCGGTGGCGGCGCCAATGAAATTCAGCGTGACATCATCGCCATGGCCGGCCTGGGTATGCCGCGGGCCCCGCGTGATCTTCGAGCAACCGAGAAGTCAGGAGGAACTCAGTGACAGACGCTGAGCTACAAGCCAAGGTGCGGGCCCTGGTCGGCCAGCCCACTGGCGGCACCGGTAAGCCTCAGCTGGCGCCCGATCCGGTCAATCAGCCGATGATCCGGCACTGGGCGTATGCGCTCGCTGACTTCAATCCGGTCTACCTCGACCCGGATTTCGCGGCGACGTCGCGGTTCGGTGGCATCGTGTCGCCGCCGGTCATGCTGCAGACCTGGATCATGCCTTCCCCGAAGCTGGAGGGGATCGGGGATCGTGGCGGCGCCCCGATGGAGATCAAGTCCAATCCAACGGCTTTCCTGGACGAGGCCGGTTACACCAGCACGGTGGCCACCAACTCCGAATTCGAGATCGAACGTTATCCGCGGTTGGGCGACGTGATCAGTTCTACGGCGGTGTACGAGTCGGTCTCCGACGAGAAGACGACGGCGCTGGGCACCGGCTTCTTCCTCACCTGGCTGACCACCTACACCGACCAGCACGGTGAAGTGCTGGGACGGCAGCGCTTCCGGGTCCTCCGATTCAAGCCGGCCAACTGATGGCCACCCGTCTGCCGCCGACGATCAGCGCGGACACCGAGTTCTTCTGGAACGGGTTGCGGGACAACAAGTTGCTGATCCAGCGCTGCAAAGGCTGCGGCACCCTGCGCCACCCGCCGCGGCCGATGTGTCCGCACTGCCGCTCGCTGGAATGGGAGGCGGTCGAGTCGTCCGGCCGCGGCATCGTCTACAGCTATGTGATGCCGCACGAGCCCAAATTCCCGTTCTTCGAGTACCCCTACGTGGTCGCGCTGGTGGAACTCGAGGAGGGCATCCGGGTGGTGTCCAACCTGACCGACATCGATCCCGCCGACGTCACCGTCGGCATGCCCGTCGAGGTCTACTTCCAGAGTTTCGACGCGGCGGGCGAAGACCTGGTGCTGCACCAGTTCCGGCCGAGCGGCTAGCCATGGACTTCACCTTCACCGAAGAACAGGAAACGATCGCCAAGCTCGCCCGCGAGTTGTTCGAGCGTCGCGCCACCCCGGACCGGTTGGCCGAACTGGAAACCGGCGTCCGCTACGACGAGGCGCTTTGGAAGGAGCTGGCCGCCGTCGACCTGCTCGGCACCGCGCTGCCGGAATCTGTGGGCGGCAACGGCGGCGGCTTCGTGGAACTCGGGGTGCTGCTGGCCGAGGTCGGGTGGGGCGTGGCGGCGGTGCCGGCCTATGCGACCCTGGCGCTCGGTGCTGATCCCATTGCGCGGCTTGGCAATCCGGAGCAGCAGCACAGGTACCTCCCCGGCGTGGTGACCGGAGACCTTATCCTCACCGCGGGGCTGGCCGAACCAGGCCGCTCCGATCCGCGGTCTCCCGCCACCACCGCGCGGCGCGATGGCACGAATTGGCGCCTGGACGGCGCGAAGGAACTGGTGCCCGCCGCACAACTGGCCGACATCCTGCTGATTCCGGCCACGACAGAGGACGGCGAGGCAGCGATCTTCCTACTGGCGGCCGAGGCCGACGGTGTCGACATACGTCCGGTGCCGACCACCAGCCGCGAGCCACACGCCGACGTATTCCTGGCCGGCGCAGCGGTTTCCGGGCAGGACCGGCTCGATGGTGACATCGGGTCGCTCTACACCCGCGCCCTGGTCGCCCTGTGCGCCATTCAGCTCGGCGTCGTCGACCGGGCCCTGCACATCGCCGCCGGCTATACCAGCGAACGTGAGCAGTTCGGCCGGCCGATCGGCAGTTTTCAGGCCGTGCAGCAACGGATGGCCGACGCCTTCATCGATGTCGAGGCGATCCGGTGGACCACCTGGCATGCGGCGTGGCTCCTCGCCAACGGGCGTCCGGCCGACCGTGCGGCCCGGATCGCCAAATTCTGGGCGGCCGAAGCAGGCGCCCGGGTGGCCGCCACCGCCCAGCATGTGCACGGCGGCATCGGGATCGACACCACGTATCCCCTGCACCGCTATTTCCTGTGGGCCAAACACAACGAGCTCACCCTCGGCCCGGCGTCCCAGCAGCTTGCCCACCTGGGCGCGACGTATGGCGCGACGTATTCGGAAGGACCCGCATGACCACCACCGACAGCCGCACCAGCACTCTGAGATGGCAGGACATTTCCGAGGGCGACGAAGTCACCCCGATGGAAATCCCCATCACCACAACGATGATCGTCGCCGGCGCGATCGCCTCCCGGGACTTCATGCCCGTGCATCACGACCGCGACTACGCCAATAAGCAGGGGTCGCCGAACCTGTTCATGAACATCCTGACCAGCAACGGCTACTGCGTGCGGTTCCTCACCGACTGGGCCGGACCCGAGGCGATGGTCAAGAAGTTGTCGATTCGCCTTGGCGTGCCGTGCTTTCCGGATGACGCGCTGCGCTTCACCGGGACGGTGACCGGGAAAACCGAAGGGGCGGATGGCGAGAACTTCGTCGAAGTGACGTTCCAGGCCGCCAACAGCCTGGGCAACCACGTCTCCGGAACCGCGGTGGTCAGCCTGCTCGACGGGGCCGCCTGATGAGCAGTACTTTGCCGGGCGCGGCCGCCATCGTAGGAATCGGCCAGACCGAGTTCTCCAAGGAATCCGGGCGCAGCGAAATGCAATTGGCGTGCGAAGCGGTCAGCGCCGCGCTCGACGACGCCGGGCTGGCACCCAGCGATGTCGACGGCATGGTCACCTTCACCATGGACTCGAGCGACGAGATCGACATCGCCCGCAACGTCGGCATCGGCGACCTCAGCTTCTTCAGCCGCGTCCACCACGGCGGCGGCGCGGCGGCGGGCACCGTCGTCCATGCCGCGATGGCCGTCGCCACCGGCGTCGCCGACGTGGTGGTGTGCTGGCGTGCCTTCAACGAGCGCTCGGGTTTCCGCTTCGGCGGCAGCGGACGCACCGACCTCGGGACTCCGTTGTTCATGGCGCATTACGCGCCGTTCGGATTGCTCACCCCGGCGGCGTGGGTGGCGATGCACGCACAGCGGTACATGTCTACCTACGGGGTCACCAACGAGGACTTCGGCCGCATCGCTGTAGTCGACCGGGCGCACGCCGCCCGCAACCCCGACGCGTGGTTCTATGAACGCCCGATCACCCTTGAGGACCACCAGAATTCGCGCTGGATCATCGAACCGGTGCTGCGCCTGCTGGACTGCTGCCAGGAGAGCGACGGCGGCGTCGCGATGGTGATCACCAGTGCCGAACGCGCAAAGGACCTGCGCCAGCCACCGGCCGTCATCACCGCTGCGGCGCAGGGCGCCGCCGCCAACGGCGAGATGATGACGAGTTACTACCGGAACGACATCACCGGACTCCCCGAGATGGGCGTCGTCGCCGAGCGGCTATGGCGCGATTCGGGTCTCAAACCGGCCGACATCCAAACCGCCTTCATCTACGACCATTTCACCCCGTTCGTGTTCACCCAACTGGAAGAACTCGGCTTCTGCGGCCGCGGCGAGGCCAAGGATTTCGCCACCATCGAAAGGCTCTCACTGGGTGGGGAATTCCCGATCAACACCAACGGCGGACTGCTCGGCGAGGCGTACATCCACGGCATGAACGGCATCACCGAAGGCGTTCGGCAGATCCGCGGCACCTCCTACAACCAGGTGCAGAATGTCGAACACGTGCTCGTCACCTCAGGTACCGGGGTGCCCACCAGCGGCCTGATCCTCGCCGGCGCCGACTAGGTGCGGTCATGACCCAGGCGAGCACTTCGGCTCCGGGGACCGATACCCGGGAGGTCATTCTCGACGCCGCATACGCCTGTTTCCGCAAGCAAGGGTTGCTCAAGACGACGATCGTGGACATCGCCAGGGAGGCCAATATCTCCCGCAGCACGATCTACGAGTATTTCCGGGACAAGGGCGCCATCCTGGAAGCCTGCGCCGAGCACGCCTCGGAGCAGTTCTACCGGGAGATGTCGCGGGCGATGGCCCGCGGCGGATCGTTGGAGGAAAAGCTCTCCAACGCAGCGGTGTTCGTCACCCAGGCCCGGCGCGCCATCGCCTCCGAGGAGTACTTCGACGAAGACGCGATCAGCCTGCTGCTGACCAAGGACGCGGCCGTGCTACTGCGCGAATGCATCGACTTCTTCGCGCCGTACTTCTCGGCCGCCAAGCTCACCGGGGAAGTGCGCAAGGATCTCGACGTCGAGTCGGCCGGTGAATGGTTCGCGCGAATTCTGTTCTCGCTGTTCAGCACCGCGTCGCCGATACGTGACATGGACGATCCCGGCGTGGTCGCTGAATTCGTCAGCGCGTTCGCGGTGCGCGGCTTCGCCGGTGACCGGCCGGTGCGCGGGTCGCTGCGAGCCCGCTGAAAGTGCTCGGCCGAGTGTGCGCACACTGCTTTCAGAGTGCGACCACTTGAGTCAGATCGCGCGTGCGGTAGCCGCACACTCGACAATGGCGTCCTCAACGCGCCGACAGCGCCCGTAGGAAGAAGCCCAGGTTCGCCGGCCGCTCGGCCAACCGCCGCATGAAGTAGCCGTACCACTGGGTGCCGAACGGCACATAGACCCGCACCTGGTTGCCGGCGGAAACCAACCGCCGCTGTTCGTCATCCCGGATCCCGTACAGCATCTGGTATTCGAAATCGTCGCCGTCACGGCCTGATTCGCGAGCCAAACCGGCTACCGCATCGATGATCGCCGGGTCATGTGAGGCCACCATCGGATACCCGCGGCCGGCCATAAGCACCCGCAGACATCGCAGATAGGAGTCGGTGACATCGGCGGCAGCCCGATAGGCCACCGAAGCCGGTTCGTCATACGCGCCCTTGCACAACCGGATCCGTGCTCCCACCGACGCCAACTCAGCGCAGTCACCATGTGTGCGTCGTAGATAGGCCTGCAACACCGTCCCCAGCCAGGGAAAGTCGACCCGCAGGTCACCCGAGATCGACAGCGTCGAATCGGTGGTGGTGTGATCCTCGGCGTCCACGGTGACCCACGCGCCGACCGCCTCGGCCCGCTCGCAGATGGTGCGGGCATTGTCCAGCGCGATCTTCTGGCCGTCGCGGTCCAGCGACTGCCCCAGCGCCGACAGTTTGAGCGACACCTCCAGTGGGCGTACCCCGTCGAACGCGCAGTCGTCGCGGCGTCCCAGCGCGTCGAGCAGATCGAGGTAAGCCTGCACGGTGGCCGCGGCGTCGTCGGCGTCGACGACGTTTTCGCCCAGGCAATCAATGCTGAT
This genomic stretch from Mycobacterium paragordonae harbors:
- a CDS encoding MaoC family dehydratase, encoding MTTTDSRTSTLRWQDISEGDEVTPMEIPITTTMIVAGAIASRDFMPVHHDRDYANKQGSPNLFMNILTSNGYCVRFLTDWAGPEAMVKKLSIRLGVPCFPDDALRFTGTVTGKTEGADGENFVEVTFQAANSLGNHVSGTAVVSLLDGAA
- a CDS encoding lipid-transfer protein, with translation MSSTLPGAAAIVGIGQTEFSKESGRSEMQLACEAVSAALDDAGLAPSDVDGMVTFTMDSSDEIDIARNVGIGDLSFFSRVHHGGGAAAGTVVHAAMAVATGVADVVVCWRAFNERSGFRFGGSGRTDLGTPLFMAHYAPFGLLTPAAWVAMHAQRYMSTYGVTNEDFGRIAVVDRAHAARNPDAWFYERPITLEDHQNSRWIIEPVLRLLDCCQESDGGVAMVITSAERAKDLRQPPAVITAAAQGAAANGEMMTSYYRNDITGLPEMGVVAERLWRDSGLKPADIQTAFIYDHFTPFVFTQLEELGFCGRGEAKDFATIERLSLGGEFPINTNGGLLGEAYIHGMNGITEGVRQIRGTSYNQVQNVEHVLVTSGTGVPTSGLILAGAD
- a CDS encoding TetR/AcrR family transcriptional regulator, whose amino-acid sequence is MTQASTSAPGTDTREVILDAAYACFRKQGLLKTTIVDIAREANISRSTIYEYFRDKGAILEACAEHASEQFYREMSRAMARGGSLEEKLSNAAVFVTQARRAIASEEYFDEDAISLLLTKDAAVLLRECIDFFAPYFSAAKLTGEVRKDLDVESAGEWFARILFSLFSTASPIRDMDDPGVVAEFVSAFAVRGFAGDRPVRGSLRAR
- a CDS encoding acyl-CoA dehydrogenase family protein → MDFTFTEEQETIAKLARELFERRATPDRLAELETGVRYDEALWKELAAVDLLGTALPESVGGNGGGFVELGVLLAEVGWGVAAVPAYATLALGADPIARLGNPEQQHRYLPGVVTGDLILTAGLAEPGRSDPRSPATTARRDGTNWRLDGAKELVPAAQLADILLIPATTEDGEAAIFLLAAEADGVDIRPVPTTSREPHADVFLAGAAVSGQDRLDGDIGSLYTRALVALCAIQLGVVDRALHIAAGYTSEREQFGRPIGSFQAVQQRMADAFIDVEAIRWTTWHAAWLLANGRPADRAARIAKFWAAEAGARVAATAQHVHGGIGIDTTYPLHRYFLWAKHNELTLGPASQQLAHLGATYGATYSEGPA
- a CDS encoding proline dehydrogenase family protein, translating into MAGVFAHTLRPAMLAASRADGLRRAVERSALTRRVVRRFVPGDTLGGVLEVVAALRDSGRFISIDCLGENVVDADDAAATVQAYLDLLDALGRRDDCAFDGVRPLEVSLKLSALGQSLDRDGQKIALDNARTICERAEAVGAWVTVDAEDHTTTDSTLSISGDLRVDFPWLGTVLQAYLRRTHGDCAELASVGARIRLCKGAYDEPASVAYRAAADVTDSYLRCLRVLMAGRGYPMVASHDPAIIDAVAGLARESGRDGDDFEYQMLYGIRDDEQRRLVSAGNQVRVYVPFGTQWYGYFMRRLAERPANLGFFLRALSAR